In Flavobacterium sp., a single window of DNA contains:
- a CDS encoding HAMP domain-containing sensor histidine kinase gives MKNQFKIILITSITACSILLFQLFWVYRTYQESQANFQVKVKNALQRSVDLYFLEKVRTPMSLSNADPYLSIISEVIDDKKENVNFKNNLPKTTGPVKIGMQPLKIDTANLASVRLFLVKLIASSNKQNVDLKLVSEDFRKELDKEKISINYKLSLQKKEVLDSKDEVSVPLGTSEKNWVIEARLFKTEKFLLLNNIIPISISIILIILSGGSLCYLGLIIYRQKQLDLKKNNFISNITHELRTPISILKSTNEALLQFGEAANPEKTNRYLKINADVLNKLDYNIDRLLDITRYELGVKYVNLTHVNIDELVRSIVEKFCVNDHNQITISTELENETILTDKDMIDGILTNLIDNALKYSSNTPEIMVKVLSSSKYWQLEVQDKGKGISEENLPLIFDKFYRITSGYLHDVKGYGIGLSYVKELVSLLSGEIIVNSRLEFGTTFIIKFPL, from the coding sequence ATGAAAAATCAGTTTAAAATAATCCTAATCACTTCTATCACGGCCTGTAGTATTTTACTATTTCAGCTTTTCTGGGTTTACAGAACCTATCAGGAAAGTCAGGCGAATTTTCAGGTGAAAGTCAAAAATGCGCTGCAGCGAAGTGTTGATTTGTATTTTTTAGAAAAGGTTAGAACTCCTATGAGCTTATCTAATGCCGATCCTTATTTATCCATCATAAGTGAGGTTATTGATGATAAGAAAGAAAATGTAAACTTTAAAAATAATCTTCCAAAAACGACAGGACCGGTTAAAATTGGAATGCAGCCTTTAAAAATTGATACAGCAAATCTCGCAAGTGTACGTTTGTTTTTGGTGAAATTAATAGCTTCATCAAATAAACAAAATGTTGATTTGAAATTAGTAAGTGAAGATTTTAGAAAAGAACTCGACAAAGAAAAAATTTCTATTAACTATAAGTTGTCATTACAAAAAAAAGAGGTTTTAGATTCTAAAGATGAGGTAAGCGTTCCTTTAGGAACAAGTGAGAAAAACTGGGTAATTGAAGCGAGACTTTTTAAAACAGAAAAATTTCTTCTTTTAAATAACATAATTCCGATTTCTATATCTATAATTCTGATTATTCTAAGCGGAGGAAGTCTTTGCTATTTGGGATTGATAATTTACAGACAAAAACAACTGGATTTAAAAAAGAATAATTTTATAAGCAATATTACGCACGAATTGCGAACACCAATTTCTATTCTTAAATCAACTAACGAAGCTTTATTACAGTTTGGAGAAGCGGCTAATCCGGAGAAAACAAATCGTTATTTAAAAATTAATGCAGATGTTTTAAACAAACTGGATTACAATATAGATCGCCTTTTAGATATAACGAGATATGAATTGGGCGTAAAATATGTAAATTTAACTCATGTAAATATTGATGAGTTAGTAAGAAGCATAGTAGAAAAATTTTGTGTAAATGATCATAATCAGATTACAATTAGCACCGAATTAGAAAATGAAACCATTCTTACGGATAAAGATATGATTGATGGCATATTGACCAATCTTATAGATAATGCTTTGAAATATAGTTCCAATACTCCTGAAATTATGGTGAAAGTTTTGAGTTCGTCAAAATACTGGCAGCTCGAAGTTCAGGATAAAGGCAAAGGAATAAGTGAAGAAAACCTGCCTTTGATTTTTGATAAATTTTACAGAATTACATCTGGCTACCTGCATGATGTAAAAGGTTACGGAATTGGTTTGAGTTATGTTAAAGAACTCGTTAGTTTACTTTCGGGCGAAATAATTGTAAACAGCCGTTTAGAATTTGGTACAACCTTTATTATTAAATTTCCATTATGA
- a CDS encoding TlpA disulfide reductase family protein, whose product MNNKKLLMCAASCLLFVNMKGQTSIAENASKKSIQFILPDGKVLKNLDSLQNAWGKDQILFKHNEEDDKNGVIHLVKKTSEFKNQESKSKKALAEMLNTPAPQFELKDLNGKIWSLKELQGKTVVLNFWFTSCAPCIKEIPELNKLVNEYKEVVFLGITFNTPEHVEAFLKKRAFNYVQLPNADEIISKYNIFYFPTSFVIDKNGIIKGVLEKSDNIYQDLKTIIDKES is encoded by the coding sequence ATGAATAATAAAAAACTTTTAATGTGTGCGGCTTCCTGTTTACTTTTTGTAAATATGAAAGGTCAGACTTCAATTGCAGAAAATGCTTCAAAAAAGTCAATTCAGTTTATTTTGCCAGATGGAAAAGTTCTTAAAAATCTCGACAGCCTTCAAAATGCTTGGGGAAAAGATCAGATACTTTTTAAGCATAATGAAGAAGATGACAAAAATGGCGTAATACATCTTGTAAAGAAAACTTCAGAATTTAAAAATCAGGAATCTAAAAGCAAAAAAGCTTTAGCAGAAATGCTTAACACTCCTGCTCCGCAATTTGAGCTTAAAGATCTTAATGGCAAAATTTGGTCTTTAAAAGAACTTCAAGGCAAAACGGTAGTTTTAAATTTCTGGTTTACCTCTTGTGCTCCCTGTATTAAGGAAATTCCGGAACTTAATAAATTAGTAAATGAATATAAAGAAGTTGTTTTTCTTGGAATTACTTTCAACACTCCCGAACATGTAGAAGCATTTCTAAAAAAACGAGCTTTTAATTACGTTCAATTACCAAATGCAGATGAAATAATTAGTAAGTATAATATCTTCTATTTCCCAACTAGTTTTGTAATTGATAAAAACGGGATTATTAAAGGCGTCCTTGAAAAAAGTGACAACATATATCAGGATTTAAAAACCATCATCGATAAAGAGAGTTAA
- a CDS encoding Crp/Fnr family transcriptional regulator codes for MNELRKHIEEVTPLTDEEFDYIKTFFTEKKVKKHQYLLQDGDKVSSEYWIIKGIFRAFYIDKEGKEHIVQFALENWWLSDYNAFFNEKESDINIVCMEDAEILCLTLSGREKIASELHKMEHFFRMKLTKGYSAQQRRIVSLLSNNPKKRYEDFASLYPNIMQKIPKKYIAEYLGVSRETLSRLYSNH; via the coding sequence ATGAATGAACTGCGAAAACATATTGAGGAAGTTACGCCGCTCACGGATGAAGAATTTGATTATATAAAAACATTTTTTACTGAGAAAAAAGTAAAAAAACATCAATATCTTCTTCAGGACGGAGACAAAGTTTCTTCTGAATATTGGATCATTAAAGGTATTTTTCGGGCTTTTTATATTGATAAAGAAGGAAAAGAACATATTGTGCAGTTTGCCTTAGAAAACTGGTGGCTCTCTGATTATAATGCTTTTTTTAATGAAAAGGAATCTGATATTAATATTGTTTGCATGGAAGATGCAGAAATTTTATGTCTTACACTTTCCGGAAGAGAAAAAATAGCATCAGAACTTCATAAAATGGAACACTTTTTTAGAATGAAACTGACCAAAGGTTACTCTGCACAGCAACGCAGAATAGTTTCGCTTCTATCAAATAATCCGAAAAAAAGATATGAGGATTTTGCGAGTCTTTATCCAAACATTATGCAAAAAATACCTAAAAAATACATCGCTGAATATCTGGGAGTAAGCCGGGAAACTCTAAGCAGATTGTATTCTAATCATTAA